One window of Phycisphaeraceae bacterium genomic DNA carries:
- a CDS encoding Fic family protein: MPRATGTYRPTTAGGRSVDAFVPFPLPPKDPPLDLSGLALHLHEAHAAVDRLRLAGRLVPSINWFIYGFVRKEALVSSLIEGTQATLEDVLEFEATERADNPDDVEEVCNYVAALTHARREIARPKGVPISTRLLCEAHKRLMKGVRGANKDPGNLRKVQNWIGGRDTIRFVPPPPDAVPDAMAALDAWIHGKDPTDPLVKAGLAHVQFETIHPFLDGNGRIGRLLIALLLEHWKVLDDPILYISAAIRREQAEYYTRLAAVRTDGDWEGWTEFFLRCVRVAADDGVATATSLSARVSEDRRRLVKRRNATLASVQLLDMLPEHPVVTGPLVQRLLKTTAPTARRSIGALEDAGILREVSGKQRDRVFAYHAYLRTLTGEDG, translated from the coding sequence ATGCCGCGCGCCACAGGCACATACCGACCGACCACCGCCGGGGGCCGCTCCGTTGACGCCTTCGTGCCCTTCCCGCTGCCGCCCAAGGACCCACCCCTGGACCTCTCCGGCCTTGCGCTCCATCTCCACGAGGCGCACGCCGCCGTCGATCGCCTCCGGCTTGCGGGCCGACTGGTGCCGAGCATCAACTGGTTCATCTACGGCTTCGTCCGCAAGGAGGCCTTGGTCTCGTCGCTGATCGAGGGGACGCAGGCGACGCTCGAGGACGTGCTCGAGTTCGAGGCGACGGAGCGCGCGGACAACCCCGATGATGTCGAGGAAGTCTGCAACTACGTTGCCGCTCTCACCCACGCGCGCCGGGAGATTGCGCGGCCCAAGGGCGTGCCGATCAGCACGCGCCTCCTGTGCGAGGCCCACAAGCGACTGATGAAGGGCGTGCGCGGCGCGAACAAGGACCCAGGCAACCTCCGCAAGGTCCAGAACTGGATCGGCGGCCGGGACACCATCCGATTCGTCCCCCCGCCCCCCGATGCCGTTCCCGACGCGATGGCCGCGCTCGACGCGTGGATCCACGGCAAGGATCCGACCGATCCGCTCGTCAAGGCGGGGCTGGCGCACGTGCAGTTCGAGACCATCCATCCGTTCCTCGACGGCAACGGTCGTATTGGGCGACTCCTGATCGCACTCCTTCTGGAGCACTGGAAGGTGCTGGACGATCCCATTCTCTACATCAGCGCCGCGATCCGTCGCGAGCAGGCCGAGTACTACACGCGCCTCGCGGCGGTCCGCACCGATGGCGACTGGGAGGGGTGGACCGAGTTCTTCCTGCGCTGCGTGCGCGTCGCGGCCGACGACGGCGTCGCGACGGCGACCAGTCTCTCGGCGCGGGTCAGTGAAGACCGACGCCGTCTCGTCAAACGCCGCAACGCCACGCTCGCCTCGGTCCAACTCCTGGACATGCTCCCTGAGCACCCCGTGGTGACGGGTCCGCTCGTCCAGCGGCTGCTGAAGACCACCGCCCCGACCGCGCGCCGCTCCATCGGAGCGCTTGAGGACGCGGGCATCCTCCGCGAAGTCAGCGGCAAGCAGCGCGACCGGGTCTTCGCGTACCACGCGTACCTGCGAACCCTGACGGGCGAGGATGGTTGA
- a CDS encoding ParB N-terminal domain-containing protein — protein sequence MTTTGMSIEMRGVDEIKPYPNNPRVNDGAVEAVARSIKEYGFRQPIVVDREGVVIVGHTRLKAAKHLGLEKVPVHVADLTPEQAKAYRLADNRTALIAEWSDELLAVELGELKALDIDLGGLGFTDVEISKLLEPGLEVGATDPDDIPAPPDDPITQPGDLWILGNHRLLCGDSGSVADLDRLLDGAVIHLCNTDPPYNVKVEPRSNNAIAAGLSSFSATNTQPRNHHQRFDAARNPASRKGTGKQMRAKDRPLANDFVSDEEFDRLLDAWFGNIARVLMPGGGFYIWGGYANCANYPPVLKRHGLYFSQAIIWHKMHPVLTRKDFMGDHEWCFYGWREGAAHRFFGPNNVPDVWQVKKVNPQSMVHLTEKPVELAKRAMEYSSQPGENVLDLFGGSGSTLIAAEQTGRKAFLMELDAPYCDVIVQRWENFTGKKAERIQGAAKA from the coding sequence ATGACGACGACAGGGATGTCAATCGAGATGCGTGGCGTGGATGAGATCAAGCCCTACCCGAACAACCCGCGCGTGAACGACGGCGCGGTCGAGGCGGTGGCGCGGTCGATCAAGGAGTATGGATTCCGCCAGCCGATCGTCGTGGACCGTGAGGGGGTCGTGATCGTCGGCCATACGAGGCTGAAAGCGGCCAAGCACCTCGGGCTCGAGAAGGTGCCGGTGCACGTCGCCGACCTGACGCCGGAGCAGGCCAAGGCGTACCGGCTCGCGGACAACAGAACAGCACTGATCGCCGAGTGGTCTGACGAACTCCTCGCGGTCGAACTCGGCGAGCTGAAGGCACTCGACATCGATCTCGGCGGGTTGGGCTTCACCGATGTCGAGATCTCGAAGTTGCTTGAACCGGGCCTCGAGGTCGGCGCGACGGATCCGGACGACATCCCCGCGCCACCGGACGATCCGATCACGCAGCCGGGCGACCTGTGGATCTTGGGCAACCACCGTCTCCTGTGCGGCGACAGCGGGAGCGTTGCGGATCTCGATCGCCTGCTCGACGGCGCGGTGATCCATCTCTGTAACACGGACCCGCCGTACAACGTGAAGGTCGAGCCGCGGAGCAACAACGCGATCGCGGCTGGGTTGTCATCGTTCAGCGCGACGAACACGCAGCCGCGCAACCACCACCAGCGCTTCGATGCCGCACGCAACCCCGCCAGCAGAAAGGGGACGGGCAAGCAGATGCGCGCGAAGGACCGACCGCTGGCGAACGACTTTGTCAGCGACGAAGAGTTCGATCGTCTGCTGGATGCGTGGTTCGGCAACATCGCGCGCGTGCTGATGCCCGGCGGCGGGTTCTACATCTGGGGCGGCTATGCGAACTGCGCGAACTACCCGCCGGTGCTGAAGCGGCACGGGCTGTACTTCTCGCAAGCCATCATCTGGCACAAGATGCATCCGGTGCTGACGCGGAAGGACTTCATGGGTGACCACGAGTGGTGTTTTTATGGCTGGCGTGAGGGCGCAGCGCACCGCTTCTTCGGGCCGAACAACGTGCCCGACGTGTGGCAGGTGAAGAAGGTGAACCCGCAGAGCATGGTGCACTTGACGGAGAAGCCCGTCGAGTTGGCCAAGCGCGCGATGGAGTACTCCTCGCAGCCGGGCGAGAACGTGTTGGATTTGTTCGGAGGATCGGGGAGCACTCTGATCGCCGCCGAGCAGACGGGCCGCAAGGCGTTCTTGATGGAACTCGACGCGCCGTACTGCGACGTGATTGTGCAGCGATGGGAGAACTTCACGGGGAAGAAGGCGGAGCGGATTCAGGGGGCAGCGAAGGCGTGA
- a CDS encoding sigma-70 family RNA polymerase sigma factor, producing the protein MLIDPKDLQFANMVIARRIQALRSSGSLPNGEVEDFAAELMLHLLSVWDDFDHTRGTREAYINTVVTTRSVSLLRKRKAKKRGSAQPAADVDPGECADHQTDGEAAERLSDLKADLEVVMERLSPMQRRLVNRLMRDAVKPVADALGMPRSTLRGHCRRMRDIFKDAGLEGYL; encoded by the coding sequence ATGCTTATCGATCCCAAAGACTTGCAGTTCGCCAACATGGTCATCGCACGCCGGATCCAGGCGCTGCGATCCTCCGGCTCCCTTCCCAACGGCGAAGTAGAGGACTTCGCCGCCGAATTGATGCTGCACCTGCTCAGCGTCTGGGATGACTTTGACCACACCCGAGGCACCCGCGAGGCGTACATCAACACGGTCGTCACCACCCGCTCGGTGTCCCTGCTCCGGAAGCGCAAGGCCAAGAAGCGAGGCAGCGCACAGCCTGCGGCGGATGTCGATCCCGGCGAGTGCGCGGACCATCAGACCGATGGCGAGGCCGCCGAGCGGCTCTCGGACCTCAAGGCGGACCTTGAGGTGGTGATGGAACGACTGAGCCCCATGCAGCGGCGTCTGGTGAACCGGCTGATGCGCGACGCCGTCAAGCCCGTGGCCGACGCGCTCGGCATGCCCCGGAGCACCCTTCGCGGCCATTGCCGCCGGATGCGGGACATCTTCAAGGACGCCGGGCTGGAGGGCTATCTGTGA
- a CDS encoding DUF3987 domain-containing protein — MTVLDAPTGVDGHRSVVDAARSYLARNLMPVPIPARMKGPVEKGWPEWRFTHDNIALHFGGDGNIGLILGEPSGHLVDVDLDCAEAIEWASAYLPPTAVVTGRAAKPGSHWWYRCPGIVTTQFRDPKTSKMMVELRGTGVQTVVGPSIHPDGDVYDMLDGEPTAVEREVLEAGVRALVRKVLELRGHDPDHFDKIKRAPASHALVPVEQSAETIKRRAIAYLEMVPGAISGCGGHAQTYAAATALVHGFGLDPDVALAILLERYNPRCEPPWTERELRHKVEDAASKTHRMPFGWLRDAGPDATGQIDLSGLMGGEVAVAGTEDAMMEIDIGEPETPADPHPDPGPMPEHLLDVPGLIGEVMAFNLSTATRAQPILSLAGAIALQSVLAGRKVRDERGNRTNLYIVGVASSGAGKDHARRINKSILAAANLMHLEGNEDLASDAGLVTAAVQSPAILFQLDEFGRFLRTTGDARKSPHLHNVVTVLMRLYSSADVVFKSKAYADDRRNQTIDQPCVVLLGTTVPQNFFESLTAESITDGFMARLLVFETDDMPERTWGSVAEVPEPIVEAADWWGAFTPGNHAGGSRPQPLVVKATPEAQAVFDSFAARIDIEMRMGNEVARSLWARTEEKACRLALVYACSANRERPQIDAAAAQWACDLSEHLTRRMLHLASRWVTEGAFDARVKRVVRILTDAGGTMSASDLTRKTQWMSVRERRDVMDHLVEAERLSVRTEPTKSKPRTVYELKA, encoded by the coding sequence ATGACGGTGTTGGACGCGCCAACCGGGGTTGATGGGCACCGCTCGGTGGTGGACGCGGCACGGTCATATCTCGCGCGCAACCTCATGCCGGTGCCGATCCCGGCGCGCATGAAGGGACCCGTCGAGAAGGGCTGGCCGGAGTGGCGTTTTACGCACGACAACATCGCCCTGCACTTTGGGGGCGACGGGAACATCGGCCTCATCCTCGGCGAGCCCAGCGGCCACCTCGTGGATGTCGATTTGGATTGTGCCGAGGCGATCGAATGGGCGTCCGCCTACCTCCCTCCAACCGCCGTCGTCACGGGCCGGGCGGCCAAGCCGGGCTCGCACTGGTGGTACCGGTGCCCCGGCATCGTCACCACGCAGTTCCGCGACCCGAAGACGAGCAAGATGATGGTCGAGCTGCGCGGTACCGGCGTGCAGACGGTCGTCGGCCCGAGCATCCACCCCGACGGCGATGTCTACGACATGCTGGACGGCGAGCCGACGGCGGTCGAGCGCGAGGTGCTCGAAGCGGGCGTCCGGGCGCTGGTCCGGAAGGTCCTCGAACTCCGGGGGCATGATCCTGACCACTTCGACAAGATCAAGCGGGCCCCCGCGTCTCACGCCCTCGTGCCCGTTGAGCAGTCGGCCGAGACGATCAAACGCCGCGCGATCGCGTACCTCGAGATGGTCCCGGGAGCGATCTCCGGATGCGGCGGGCACGCCCAGACCTATGCCGCCGCGACGGCGCTGGTGCATGGGTTCGGGCTCGACCCCGACGTCGCGCTGGCCATCTTGCTTGAGCGGTACAACCCGCGCTGCGAGCCGCCGTGGACCGAGCGGGAACTCCGGCACAAGGTGGAAGACGCCGCGAGCAAGACGCACCGGATGCCCTTCGGCTGGCTGCGTGACGCGGGGCCGGACGCGACTGGCCAGATCGATCTGTCGGGGCTCATGGGAGGCGAAGTCGCGGTTGCGGGGACGGAGGACGCCATGATGGAGATCGACATCGGCGAGCCCGAGACCCCTGCAGATCCCCATCCCGATCCGGGTCCCATGCCGGAGCACTTGCTGGACGTCCCCGGTCTGATCGGCGAGGTCATGGCGTTCAACCTTTCGACCGCCACCCGCGCCCAGCCCATCCTGTCGCTGGCGGGCGCGATCGCACTCCAGTCAGTCCTGGCCGGGCGCAAGGTCCGTGACGAGCGCGGCAACCGGACCAACCTCTATATCGTGGGCGTCGCCTCGTCCGGCGCTGGCAAGGACCACGCCCGCCGGATCAACAAGTCGATCCTCGCGGCCGCGAACCTCATGCACCTTGAAGGGAACGAGGATCTGGCCTCCGACGCCGGTCTCGTCACGGCGGCGGTGCAGAGCCCCGCGATCCTCTTCCAACTGGACGAGTTCGGCCGGTTCCTCAGGACCACCGGCGACGCCCGGAAGTCCCCTCACCTTCACAACGTAGTGACAGTCCTGATGCGGCTCTACTCGTCGGCCGACGTAGTCTTCAAGAGCAAGGCGTACGCGGACGACCGCCGCAACCAGACGATCGACCAGCCTTGCGTGGTGCTGCTCGGGACCACCGTGCCGCAGAACTTCTTCGAGTCGCTGACCGCCGAGAGCATCACGGACGGGTTCATGGCCCGCCTGTTGGTCTTTGAGACCGACGACATGCCCGAGCGGACATGGGGCAGCGTGGCGGAGGTGCCGGAGCCCATCGTCGAGGCGGCGGACTGGTGGGGCGCGTTCACGCCCGGCAACCACGCCGGGGGATCGCGGCCGCAGCCGCTCGTGGTCAAGGCCACTCCCGAAGCCCAGGCCGTCTTCGACTCCTTCGCCGCACGGATCGACATCGAGATGCGCATGGGGAACGAGGTGGCCCGTTCGCTCTGGGCCCGCACGGAGGAGAAGGCGTGCCGCCTGGCGCTCGTCTACGCCTGCTCGGCCAATCGGGAGCGGCCCCAGATCGATGCGGCGGCCGCTCAGTGGGCGTGCGACCTCTCGGAGCACCTGACGCGCCGGATGCTGCATCTGGCCAGTCGCTGGGTGACGGAGGGGGCCTTCGACGCACGTGTGAAGCGGGTGGTGCGGATCCTGACCGACGCTGGCGGAACGATGTCGGCGTCCGACCTCACCCGCAAGACGCAATGGATGTCGGTCCGCGAGCGACGAGACGTGATGGATCATCTCGTCGAAGCAGAGCGGCTGAGCGTGAGAACCGAACCAACCAAGTCGAAGCCGAGGACCGTGTACGAACTGAAGGCGTAA
- a CDS encoding winged helix-turn-helix domain-containing protein produces the protein MTKKTKTTKPASTNETSANDKARADALAKLNAKAPATATDAPATPTAATTVAHDAKPAKGGGKKATAAKGTPTGEPRATGGKTAKGAKDAKAPKAKPAKAAKPKRISALDAAAKVLAESDRPLRAIDMIEVMHARGLWTSPGGKTPEATLYAAITREIAAKGTDARFKKVDRGMFTSITSRNAAMIA, from the coding sequence TCCACCAATGAGACCAGCGCCAACGACAAAGCCCGCGCCGACGCGCTGGCCAAGTTGAACGCCAAGGCACCGGCGACGGCCACGGACGCCCCCGCAACGCCCACGGCGGCCACCACGGTCGCCCACGACGCGAAGCCCGCCAAGGGTGGCGGCAAGAAGGCCACCGCCGCCAAGGGAACGCCCACGGGCGAACCTCGGGCGACGGGTGGCAAGACGGCCAAGGGTGCGAAGGACGCCAAGGCCCCCAAGGCCAAGCCCGCGAAGGCAGCCAAGCCCAAGCGCATCTCGGCGCTCGACGCGGCGGCCAAGGTTCTCGCCGAGTCCGACCGCCCGCTCCGCGCCATCGACATGATCGAGGTGATGCACGCACGCGGTCTGTGGACCAGCCCCGGCGGCAAGACGCCCGAGGCGACCCTCTACGCCGCGATCACGCGTGAGATCGCCGCCAAGGGGACCGACGCCCGGTTCAAGAAGGTCGATCGCGGCATGTTCACCAGCATCACGTCTCGGAATGCCGCGATGATCGCCTGA